A part of Odontesthes bonariensis isolate fOdoBon6 chromosome 23, fOdoBon6.hap1, whole genome shotgun sequence genomic DNA contains:
- the mta3 gene encoding metastasis-associated protein MTA3 produces the protein MAANMYRVGDYVFFENSSSNPYLIRRIEELNKTASGNVEAKVVCFYRRRDISHSLIQLADKHAKELEEEKENPTEIDLTEKQKHQLRHRELFLSRQYESLPATHIRGKCSVALLNETESVLSYLDKEDTFFYSLVYDPTQKTLLADKGEIRVGPRFQADVPEMLQEGEADDRDQSKLEEKLWDPECPLTNKQIDQFLVVARAVGTFARALDCSSSVRQPSLHMSAAAASRDITLFHAMDTLHRHNYDLSSALSVLVPAGGPVLCRDEMEEWSASEAAMFEEALEKYGKDFNDIRQDFLPWKSLTSIIEYYYMWKTTDRYVQQKRLKAAEAESKLKQVYIPTYNKPNPNQISMTNGKMATVNGAGPGAYHTAGGGRACESCYTMQSAQWYSWGPPNMQCRLCVSCWMYWKKYGGLKMPSRAEGPEERTSPSPASNDSRSRSHAPRQSNHMVPMRNSGSPKSSMKTKQAFLLQATRLTKLARHMCRDIIRLRRAARRPFVPINCGAIKAEYMLRVSEGQGTRLPKTRAAQRSTLTSVVQFLESRPAAHAPRSHRTPGLQTPPPRRLLSSLPHGPHGMLGKRSYHHHSRAEPDRRSENPGSTGGPLMHNGRNSSSGSTRGGVMIRKRRPNWIDAPDDSFFLVTRETRRARRLLSRSQLRHACRQPCEQITLRRVSQGPPQGLVLAPPHPHPSLRMRGPIVIHD, from the exons ATTATGTATTCTTTGAAAACTCCTCCAGTAACCCTTACCTGATCCGTCGGATAGAAGAACTCAACAAG ACTGCCAGTGGCAATGTGGAGGCCAAGGTGGTTTGTTTCTACAGACGGAGAGACATCTCTCACAGCCTCATCCAGCTCGCAGATAAACATGCAA AGGAGTTggaagaggagaaggagaaccCAACAGAAATAGACTtaacagagaaacagaaacaccAGCTTCGCCACAGAGAGCTCTTCCTCTCCCGACAGTACGAGAGTCTACCTGCGACACACATCAG GGGGAAGTGCAGTGTTGCGTTATTGAATGAGACTGAATCCGTTCTTTCATACCTTGACAAAGAG GATACCTTCTTCTACTCGCTGGTGTACGACCCAACACAGAAAACTCTGCTGGCCGACAAAGGAGAGATCAGAGTGGGACCCCGCTTTCAGGCAGACGTACCTGAAATGTTACAAGAAG GTGAGGCAGATGACAGGGACCAGTCCAAACTAGAAGAGAAGCTCTGGGATCCAGAGTGTCCTCTCACTAACAAACAGATAGACCAATTCTTAGTGGTGGCACG GGCGGTTGGGACGTTTGCCCGAGCGTTGGACTGCAGCAGTTCAGTCAGACAGCCAAGCTTACATATGAGTGCAGCTGCAGCCTCACGAGATATCACACTG TTCCATGCAATGGACACACTGCATCGCCATAATTACGATCTGTCCAGTGCGCTAAGTGTGCTGGTCCCAGCGGGGGGTCCAGTGCTCTGCAGGGATGAGATGGAGGAGTGGAGCGCCTCAGAAGCTGCCATGTTCGAAGAGGCATTAGAGAAATACGGAAAAGACTTCAATGACATCCGACAAGACTTT TTGCCATGGAAGTCTCTGACCAGTATCATAGAGTACTACTACATGTGGAAGACCACAGACAGATATGTGCAACAG AAGAGACTGAAGGCAGCTGAAGCAGAAAGCAAACTGAAGCAGGTTTATATTCCCACATA TAACAAACCCAACCCCAACCAGATCTCGATGACCAATGGCAAGATGGCGACGGTGAACGGCGCGGGCCCCGGTGCCTACCATACAGCAGGAGGGGGCAGAGCCTGCGAGAGCTGCTACA CCATGCAGTCGGCCCAGTGGTACTCATGGGGGCCCCCAAACATGCAGTGCCGCTTGTGTGTTTCCTGCTGGATGTACTGGAAGAAGTATGGTGGCCTGAAGATGCCAAGCAGAGCTGAGGGTCCGGAGGAGAGGACCTCCCCCAGTCCAGCAAGCAAT GATTCTCGCTCGAGGAGTCATGCTCCTCGCCAGTCTAACCACATGGTGCCGATGCGTAACAGCGGCAGCCCCAAGTCCTCCATGAAGACCAAGCAGGCTTTCCTGCTGCAGGCCACCCGCCTCACCAAGCTGGCCCGGCACATGTGCCGTGACATCATCAGGCTGCGCCGTGCTGCGCGCCGGCCCTTTGTCCCCATTAATTGTGGGGCCATAAAGGCAGAGT ACATGTTGAGGGTGTCGGAGGGGCAGGGGACTCGCCTACCCAAAACCAGAGCCGCCCAAAGGAGCACTCTCACCAGTGTTGTGCAGTTTCTAG AGTCCCGTCCAGCGGCCCACGCCCCTCGCTCCCACCGCACCCCAGGCCTGCAGACGCCTCCCCCTCGtcgcctcctctcctctctcccacATGGACCCCATGGCATGCTGGGAAAACGCAGCTACCATCACCACAGCAGGGCTGAGCCGGACAGGCGCTCAG AGAACCCAGGTTCAACAGGTGGGCCTCTCATG CATAACGGCCGCAACAGCAGCAGTGGAAGCACCCGGGGTGGAGTGATGATCCGAAAGAGACGTCCCAACTGGATCGATGCCCCTGATGACAGCTTCTTCCTCGTCACCCGGGAGACCAG GAGGGCTCGACGGCTGCTGTCGCGCTCCCAGCTGAGGCACGCTTGCCGGCAGCCCTGCGAGCAAATCACCCTGCGCAGGGTCTCCCAGGGCCCACCGCAGGGACTTGTCCTTGCCCCTCCACACCCTCACCCCAGTCTGAGGATGCGCGGCCCCATCGTCATCCACGACTGA